One window of the Bacteroidales bacterium genome contains the following:
- a CDS encoding transcription initiation protein, with protein sequence MKEFALIFRATKGTDDKPSPEQIQERMNWLSSIAVQNKLANNGVSLSHISAKTVKADNIVTDGPYAEIKEFISGFIIVKTETIEEAVELAKTNPIFKIGGNIEVRELLHLYDKNLI encoded by the coding sequence ATGAAAGAATTTGCATTAATTTTCAGAGCAACTAAAGGAACTGATGATAAGCCATCCCCTGAACAAATACAAGAACGAATGAACTGGTTAAGCAGCATTGCTGTTCAAAACAAATTGGCAAATAATGGTGTTAGCTTATCGCATATTAGTGCAAAAACCGTTAAAGCAGATAACATTGTAACAGACGGCCCTTATGCCGAAATTAAGGAATTTATTAGTGGTTTTATAATCGTAAAAACGGAGACAATTGAGGAGGCGGTTGAATTGGCAAAGACCAATCCAATTTTCAAAATTGGTGGCAATATTGAAGTTAGGGAACTTTTACATCTTTATGACAAAAATTTAATTTAA
- a CDS encoding class I SAM-dependent methyltransferase: MNNPDNTALRTALWRALHIFADDKPYIIEDIIGFNLIKPEKDWQERPDMKYTKRLRASIVARARFIEDIAKEQIKKDVKQYVLLGAGLDSFALRNTEIGSQVDIYEIDQPNTLVWKEEKLIENGYKIPENLHFIPVDFEISSWWNELLSKGFDIGQATFVSCTGVTLYLTKNAIIDTLKKMTSLASGSTIAVAFYLPLDQIDIEDQPLMEMSIKGAAASGTPFVSFYSVNEIVTLAEEVGLKEMYTVSTKDMMERYFKDRTDNLIPASGEFFLIAKT, from the coding sequence ATAAATAATCCTGATAATACAGCATTGCGAACAGCTTTATGGAGAGCATTGCACATTTTTGCCGATGACAAACCTTATATCATTGAGGATATTATAGGGTTTAACCTAATCAAACCTGAAAAGGATTGGCAAGAACGCCCTGATATGAAATACACAAAACGACTTCGTGCTTCCATTGTTGCTCGTGCCCGTTTTATTGAAGATATAGCCAAGGAACAAATAAAAAAAGATGTAAAACAGTACGTTTTGCTTGGTGCTGGGCTTGACAGTTTTGCCCTACGAAATACGGAAATCGGTTCACAAGTTGACATTTATGAAATTGACCAACCCAACACATTAGTTTGGAAAGAAGAAAAACTTATTGAAAATGGCTATAAAATTCCAGAAAATCTTCATTTTATTCCTGTTGACTTTGAAATTTCATCTTGGTGGAATGAACTATTGAGTAAAGGTTTTGACATCGGTCAAGCGACTTTTGTTTCCTGCACAGGTGTTACGCTTTACCTTACTAAAAACGCAATTATAGACACACTTAAAAAAATGACTTCACTTGCTTCTGGTTCAACTATTGCAGTGGCATTTTATTTACCCTTGGACCAAATTGATATAGAAGACCAACCTTTAATGGAAATGTCGATAAAAGGAGCAGCCGCATCAGGAACACCGTTTGTGAGTTTTTACTCGGTTAACGAAATTGTTACGCTTGCGGAAGAAGTTGGATTGAAAGAAATGTACACCGTTTCAACAAAGGATATGATGGAAAGATACTTTAAAGATAGAACTGACAATCTGATACCTGCAAGCGGAGAGTTTTTCTTGATCGCAAAAACATAA
- a CDS encoding RNA polymerase subunit sigma: MIAVLCRYFGLKNIEIAEDIVSETFLKASENWPINGIPENPTAWLYTVANNKAKDYLKHVSIFENQVRNAIKEDEILKEQDFDFTHQNIADSQLAMIFAVCNPSNSKQAQISLALQVLCSFSIEEIASAFLTKTETIKKYLQRARANLRNNSFQIRKLPEADIKSRLDTVLKTLYLLFNEGYFSKTNNQLIRKELCSDAVRLMLILTENPLTDTPQTNALLALMCFQSSRLDARTDDSGKMILFEEQDRSLWNNDLIERGNYYLVKAFSGNEISKYHLEAGIAYWHTITTDKNKWEQVLQLYNQLIIIEYSPITALNRIFAFAKVYGNEKAIHEAKKLNLTKNSYYHKLLGYLYEEVNIDEAIAHYNTTISLTKSKTEKQNLAKEVERLKHRKLGR, from the coding sequence ATGATAGCTGTATTATGCCGTTATTTTGGATTAAAAAATATTGAGATTGCTGAAGATATTGTTAGTGAAACATTTTTAAAAGCATCGGAAAATTGGCCCATTAATGGCATCCCTGAGAATCCTACCGCTTGGCTTTATACGGTTGCTAACAACAAAGCAAAAGACTATTTAAAGCATGTGTCAATTTTTGAGAATCAAGTTAGGAATGCTATAAAAGAGGATGAAATCCTGAAAGAGCAGGATTTCGACTTTACCCATCAAAACATTGCAGATAGTCAATTAGCTATGATTTTTGCTGTTTGTAACCCCAGTAATTCTAAACAAGCACAAATCAGCTTAGCGCTTCAAGTTCTATGTAGTTTCAGTATAGAGGAAATTGCAAGTGCCTTTCTTACAAAAACTGAGACCATTAAAAAGTACTTGCAAAGAGCTAGAGCCAATCTCCGCAACAACAGTTTTCAAATAAGAAAATTGCCCGAAGCAGATATAAAGTCAAGGCTTGATACAGTTTTAAAGACGTTGTACCTGCTATTTAATGAGGGCTATTTTTCAAAAACCAACAATCAGCTAATTCGTAAAGAACTTTGCTCAGATGCTGTAAGGCTAATGCTTATCCTAACAGAAAACCCATTAACTGATACACCACAAACCAATGCGCTGCTTGCCTTGATGTGTTTTCAAAGTTCGAGGCTTGATGCTAGAACCGATGACAGCGGAAAGATGATTCTGTTTGAAGAACAGGACAGGAGTTTGTGGAATAACGACCTAATTGAAAGGGGTAATTATTATCTGGTCAAAGCTTTTTCGGGTAATGAGATTTCAAAATACCATCTGGAGGCTGGAATTGCCTACTGGCATACTATTACAACTGATAAAAATAAATGGGAGCAGGTATTACAGCTATACAACCAACTTATTATAATCGAGTATTCTCCAATAACTGCTTTAAATAGGATATTTGCTTTTGCAAAAGTTTATGGCAATGAAAAAGCAATACATGAAGCCAAGAAACTGAACCTAACTAAAAACAGCTATTATCATAAATTATTAGGCTATCTATATGAAGAAGTGAACATTGATGAAGCGATTGCCCATTACAACACAACCATTTCACTGACCAAATCCAAAACTGAAAAACAAAATCTTGCAAAAGAAGTGGAACGACTGAAACATAGAAAATTGGGTAGGTAG
- a CDS encoding transcription initiation protein, with protein MKEFALIFRLNKESNTKPSPEQIQERMNWLGNIAAQEKLADKGNTLSPVNAKIVKPGNVVTDGPYAEIKEIISGYMIVRTETIEEAVEFAKANPIFKIGGNIEVREVLQLYNKK; from the coding sequence ATGAAAGAATTTGCATTAATTTTCAGATTGAACAAAGAATCGAATACCAAACCATCACCTGAACAAATACAGGAGCGGATGAATTGGTTAGGTAACATCGCGGCTCAGGAGAAATTGGCGGACAAAGGAAATACCTTATCCCCTGTTAATGCCAAAATTGTTAAGCCGGGAAACGTTGTAACAGATGGCCCTTATGCTGAAATTAAGGAGATTATCAGTGGTTATATGATTGTTAGAACGGAAACCATTGAGGAGGCAGTTGAATTTGCCAAAGCTAACCCTATCTTCAAAATTGGTGGAAATATTGAGGTTCGTGAAGTATTGCAACTTTATAACAAAAAGTAA